AACAAGCAGAATCCTGATTGGTCGAATATCAATGAGTTTCTGCACCAATGAGGAGCCGAGGTGTGATTAGTGATCTGGACAGCCCCCTTCAAGACGCGGCCGCCATCACGTAAAATCAGACACAGTGAAAGCCGGATAGCGAGCAGCTCCGTGGGATTGTTGCAGGAATCCTCTCGCAAATGTGGAGGAGATTGCGAGCGATTGAATGAAATAATTGGAAAGATTCGCAAGAGGTACGGATGTATTCTGTGTTGTTTTGGTTCAATTTAACACCGACCTATCGTTGGAAAGGACAATAGATAATACTGCCTGGTTTTAAAAGCATTGGAATGACTTCTACTGGAAATGAGATATAAATTATATTGGTTGATAAAATGCCAATTGATGTTCTGTGTGTTTGACCCGTGGAATTTTGCGTACGGGCAAATTCGCTATTCTGTTCCTGAAGAACTGCAACATGGAGCCTTTGTTGGGAAAATCGCTGTCGATTTAGGTTTAGATGTAAAGCAGCTGGCGGTTCGCAGTTTCCGGGTAGCGCCCAGTCCAAGGAAGCAATATTTCGACGTAAATTTGACAAGTGGTATTTTATTTGTGAAGGAAATAATCGACAGAGAACTGCTTTGTGGGTCGAAACCCGACTGCCGTTTACCCTTGGATGTTGTGATTGAAAACCCCTTGAGCCTGTACCAAGTGGAAGTGGAGATTCTCGATGTAAATGACAATGCCCCCAGTTTCCCTAAAAGCCAGTTTCGCCTTGAAATTACGGAATTTACAGCACCGGGGTTGCGATTTCCTCTTGAACCCGCACACGATCCCGATATTGGCACGAACTCTTTGCAAACCTACCAGCTCCAACCAAATGATTATTTTACTCTCGACGTACAAATGGGCAGCGGGAAGGACAAGTGGCCGGTACTGTTGCTAGAGAGCCCTTTGGACCGAGAAATAACGTCAGTACATCGTTTAATGTTAACGGCTAAGGACGGCGGTTTGCCTTCGAGATCTGCAACCGTTCCGATTATAATCACAGTGAAGGATATTAATGACAACGCGCCTGCGTTCTCTCAGTCGGATTACAAAGTCAGCCTGTTGGAGTCTGCACCGTCAGGGACCCTAATCCTTACGTTGAACGCTACTGACCCGGACGATGGACTCAATGGAGAGATAGTGTATTCTTTCGGTAGCCACGTTTCCGCTGTTGCCCGCAGACTTGTTGATGTGAATTCCAAAACTGGTGAAATCAGACTCAAAGGGATTTTGGATTATGAGAAAAGCAATGTGTTTGAGGTTAGCATGCAGGCGATGGATAAGGGTCCCGGCGCTATCCCCGCGTATTGTCACGTATTGGTCGAAATTGTCGATGTGAACGATAACGCGCCGGAGGTTACGTTACGGTCTTTATCAAAGACAGTGTCGGAAGAGGCTCCACTTGGGACTGTAGTGGCACTGTTCAGTGCAGAAGACCACGATTCGGGGCAGAACGGCGAGGTGCAATGCCAAGTTTCAAATCAACTCCCCTTTAAGCTGGATTCATCTATCAAGAACTATTACAGAATTATTGTACAACATCCACTGGACCGGGAGACTGTCCCCAAGTACGATATCACTATAATATGCACGGATGCGGGCCACCCGTCTCTTACCTCGCAGAAAACCATCCGGCTAGAGGTTTCAGATGTAAATGACAATTCGCCAAGGTTTTCTCGACCGGTGTACACAGCAAATGTGCAGGAAAACAACGTTATTGGGGCTTCTATATTTTCTGTGACGGCCTTCGATCCAGATGTAGAAGAAAATGCCCGACTGAGCTTCTCTATCCTGGAGTCAGAGATCCAGAATTCTTCAATAGCCTCTTATGTCTCAATTAATTCCGAGAGTGGTGTCATATATGCTCGGGGAACGTTTGACTATGAACAATTGAAAGGCTTTCAGATACATGTTCAAGTGCATGACTCTGGTGCGCTCACGAGTAATGCTTCAGTGAACGTAGTTATCCTTGATCAGAATGACAATGCTCCAGTGATTTTACATCCTTCACCAGAATATGGTTCAACAGCAATAGAAACAATATCCAGATTTGCAGAACCAGGATACTTGGTTGTCAAAGTTTCAGCCACTGATGCAGATTCTAGTCAGAATGCTCATCTCTCTTATCAGATTTTTCAGGCTACTCATCATAATCTTTTCACCATTTCCGTAGACACGGGTGAGGTTTGGACTATACGTCCAATTTTGAACAAGGATGCGTCTCAGCAAAGGTTGGTGATTGTGGTAAAAGATAATGGAATTCCATCACTCTCTGCCACTGTGACTATAGTATTATCTGTGATTGGGACTGACATTGAAACGTTCTCCAGTGTCAACAGTTCGTCTTTAGATCCAAGTTTCGTCCCTGAACTGAGCTTTTCATTGGTTATCGCTTTGGGAATAATATCTGTAATTTTCCTCATTATTTTAGTCATCCTCGCTGTTAAAGTTCACAAGAACAGGAATGGTATGGTATACCACGACTGTCCCCTGGGTATCTGTTGCTGCCTTGAATCAAGGAATTCTCTTAATGGGATCCAGAAAGCCAGTAGAAGTCTTCAGATACCACCAAACTATGTTGAGGTATTTGGGGGCGATCCCCTATCCCAAAGTTTTCGCTACGAGTCTTGTTCTACGTTACAGTCAACCAAGAGAGATTTCATCGTCCCCAAAATGTGCAGACCCCCAAAAGAGAAGAACATTTTGCTGAACGAATCTATGGGAAGAGAAAATATTGCAATGGCGAATTCTGTAAAACACAGTGTTCCAGAGGTGAGACAATAGTAAATCGAGAAAGAAACGTGTGTGAGTTGTGTTTCAAAGTACACGtgatttggttaaaaaaaaacaagctaTTAACATATGCAGGAAAAAATTGCGCTTAAATCAAAATGTTTGTTTGCTGTCCTAATTCTATTTCAAGTCTATGTTTTTTTTTCCTCGTTGTGATATGTCTCAGACGAATTATatctaattttaatatattaacaaaCAGGTTTTAATCGGTGTTCTCGAAGTCATTTGAGAGGCATTTTACCTTTTTCTTTCTAATACACGTATTTCTCGTTCAATTAGTAATACATTAGTTTTGAAGCCCAAATAGACCTTTAAGCCGTGGTGAGAATGCAGTCACAATTCTTCCAATCTAATGCAATGTCTTCTACGCTCGCGATGTCGTGTCCTCTTCCGCGAGGAATATACGCGTAGATTGAGTGCacaattgattagtacgggcgttagatgttatgaggagaaggcatgagaatggggttaggagggagagatagatcagccatgattaaatggcggatgagacttgatgggccgaatggcctaattctcttaCGGCAATTCTGTCGTACGCTTCCTTGGTTTAAAACTCGTTATCGGCAAACGTACACAACAAAAGTATATTGGCATGCGTTATTGCACGATTTGAGGAGTTTTGTACAGTCGAGGATATTGTCTTTTAGAACAGATGGTGCTTGGAGAATTGCGTCTTCTCTGGAAGTAGAGCATTTGCATTATTTCGAGAAAAACCAGAGAAGACTTCTATGGTGAATATACTCAGCAGTATTCTCAGAattgaattttaaaataaaagatTAAATGCATCCAAACTACAATAGTGTTGGGGAACTGAATTTGCACAGATTGGCTGCAATATAACAATATGCCTGTTATAGCAATATAACAATCTGCTTGTTAAAGCAGTTATACTGATTTTTATCGGAAATTGCAATGGGATGTTCCACTGGACTGTCAAAATGCAAGGATATTTTGACAGGAGTGGCGTTGAGTTACGTTGAATTGCGCGGAGTTGTCTCCATCCTAAGCGTATATATGCTCATTTGGAGAAGTTATGTAAATAAACATATAAGATCAGAACACTTGCCTTTGGCAAAATTCACTTCCAGTCTACTATAAATGTAACACTCAAGTATCCGGAAAAAAACCTTGGTTTGAGATtatgccaaattgagaaacttgaTTTCACCCTTATTGAGCAATGGGTGTCCTCatgtgtttttaatgttgccaATCGATAATTACTCAATTGCATGTGGTACTGTGGGGCTCTCCGGTCCCGCCAAGTTCGAATGATAACTGCACACTTACCTTAACGTATCGGAGTAAGTTCAAGGGTTTAGGTTGGGTTAATGTCAAAGGGCAATGGTATATTCAAGCTTGATGATGCGACAAGTTATGTGGTGCTGTCAATGCGCTGTTGCTGTTATATTTTAGGAATCAGAAAGTGAGGCTTTGGAAAATTTCTGAAGAAATACCAGTGATTGATAGTAGTACATTCCATAGCATATTGTATGAATATCAAACGTAGTTTATGTAATGTGAATTAATCTGTAAGCTTAGTTCTGGAGAATATTGTACTTTCTGGGAGTTATTCGTGTTACCCATCCAGCCAAATAGACTGTTTTCCATCGAAGCTCTGATTACCGCCTTCTCAGCTGTGGGACGTATATGGGGTGCCATTAGAAACTCATGCGATGTGTAGTCGCAGCAAAAGTATGCACGTGGCCAGTCCAAAATGTTTCTGACTGATAAGGAGACATAGATTAATAAGGCATCGTTTTTTTGTGATGTTATTTCCTTATGCATATGCATTTCTTGGTTGATCAGATTTGTGTGAGATTATAAAGAAGAATCGATGCGTTAGCCAGTGCGTTCTGTGGTGGTCTGGACAAACATTTAGGGCATTTTATATACTGTTGATTAAGTTGACAGCTTTGCCATGAATGTTGTTGAGCATTCCACCTGTTGTTGCAGTTGCATATCGAGGCGTTTGGAAAATATCCGAATCAAGGTACTGCTTGGAATTTCTAAGTGGCAGAAGACTAGGGAACCTCATCATCACCTGGAAACACAATGACCGGTATTCTGTCATAACCAAATCATTTATGTAGCTAATCTAGCAGTTTCCAATATATAGTGAAACCATGTCAATAGGATATGAATTCAATAATGGCTGTGTGATGTAATTTGAATAGCAGTAGTTATCATACATTTAACTGGGAATAGCTGATTTCTACCAATTGTCTAATGCTTGAAGCGCTACCTCAACGCATCACCATTGTCTATGAACTGGCTTTAACGGGGCACCATGATCGGCGTGGACGAGTTGGGTTGAAGGCTAtgcttctgcactgtatgacTCGAGGACTTTGTCTATATGGTTATAAACCGCTTCGGTATCCAATCAATATTGATACTAATCGATATTACGTGGGCATCAGCAAACCTTCCCGCATGTAACATTTTATTTGGAGTTTAACATGTGTCTGACTTTGGAAAATCTATAGCGTTCTGATGCATTACTGCCGTGATGCTGTGAATTTAGAACCAGTAGTTTTCACTATTAATTTTTTCCTGTTTTGTATCTTGGATGCAGATGTTTTAGGCACGGCCAGTGTTCTAACCATCTCTAATTGTCCTTGAACAATTGGTGCTGAGACGCCTTCGTGAACCAGTGGAGTCCTTCTGCTGACGACTGGGTATGGATTTCCAAGATTGGTACTAAGGATCAGTGAAGTGGTTGACTAGTGACCACTAGTCGATTTTAAACATTTAGCAAAAATGAAACCAGATACCTAGGGAAATATTTGCTTTAGAACTTGGGCAGTTGCAAAGTATAAATTACTTCTATGGCTTGTTCAGGGCATTTCTTGTAGATGTCATCTCATATCAGGACGAAGGAGAGATTTTAACTGCAGACACGATAGCAGTTACATGGTTTACCTTTTAAGCAAAGGCAGCTACGTTTGTTTTTTCTTCAGAAAGGCGACAGAGAGCGCTTACGTGCAGCCcttaaaatatataaaaactattaataaaataaaaattactcTGTTATTTATTGCAGCCACCAGCCAACATAAAAACAATATTTCAGAAACGAAGGTACTGTTCACAGGTTTGTTTGACAAAGATGAACAAAGAGGACATTCGCTTCGGTGAATCTTTGTTGTAAGTTTTGAAGACACAGAAGACTGcaaatggtagaatctggagcAAGAAACAGTCTGCTgtttgaactcagcgggtcgagcagcatctctttAGGGATCTCTTTTTGGATTTAAAGAAAcagaagactgcagatgctgtaatatgGAACAACAAACTATCCGCTGATTGAACTCAGTGGGTTGTgggtcaaaaccctgcatcaATTATTTGTTCTTGTTCTAGTCAAAGGCACAAAGACAACGTTCTATCAATAATAATTAAGAAGTGGTCGCGATTGTAAAACCATGATGAAGGATACACAAAATTAGACTCTCAGCAAGATGAGTTAATTTCTTTCTTCTGATCACAttcatgtaatttttttttccatatttcatATTTAAGATATTCAATGTATTGTATTTCATGAACATTCGGTTCTGGGGGATACTTT
This region of Amblyraja radiata isolate CabotCenter1 chromosome 11, sAmbRad1.1.pri, whole genome shotgun sequence genomic DNA includes:
- the LOC116978589 gene encoding protocadherin-10-like isoform X5, producing the protein MRYKLYWLIKCQLMFCVFDPWNFAYGQIRYSVPEELQHGAFVGKIAVDLGLDVKQLAVRSFRVAPSPRKQYFDVNLTSGILFVKEIIDRELLCGSKPDCRLPLDVVIENPLSLYQVEVEILDVNDNAPSFPKSQFRLEITEFTAPGLRFPLEPAHDPDIGTNSLQTYQLQPNDYFTLDVQMGSGKDKWPVLLLESPLDREITSVHRLMLTAKDGGLPSRSATVPIIITVKDINDNAPAFSQSDYKVSLLESAPSGTLILTLNATDPDDGLNGEIVYSFGSHVSAVARRLVDVNSKTGEIRLKGILDYEKSNVFEVSMQAMDKGPGAIPAYCHVLVEIVDVNDNAPEVTLRSLSKTVSEEAPLGTVVALFSAEDHDSGQNGEVQCQVSNQLPFKLDSSIKNYYRIIVQHPLDRETVPKYDITIICTDAGHPSLTSQKTIRLEVSDVNDNSPRFSRPVYTANVQENNVIGASIFSVTAFDPDVEENARLSFSILESEIQNSSIASYVSINSESGVIYARGTFDYEQLKGFQIHVQVHDSGALTSNASVNVVILDQNDNAPVILHPSPEYGSTAIETISRFAEPGYLVVKVSATDADSSQNAHLSYQIFQATHHNLFTISVDTGEVWTIRPILNKDASQQRLVIVVKDNGIPSLSATVTIVLSVIGTDIETFSSVNSSSLDPSFVPELSFSLVIALGIISVIFLIILVILAVKVHKNRNGMVYHDCPLGICCCLESRNSLNGIQKASRSLQIPPNYVEVFGGDPLSQSFRYESCSTLQSTKRDFIVPKMCRPPKEKNILLNESMGRENIAMANSVKHSVPEVKQPNADWHFSQAHRAELNSSQYLEEEGARREIQCEVQREVQRDVQREPLRDEPCEAPRNIQRDVPRDSHCDGQRAAENDPGGPRKPMCARPPAIPAGRDGWTLPRTAPRMQLQMTLGAHVPGTLRSQYLFPRDPLTPGARISNSSVEFSAFPVGSHHGPWAANQTRDCGSVADSGTRRPELDTETGGEIHRSPPSSRLPTQRLHSRDHHHALRQIND